The following proteins come from a genomic window of Candidatus Binataceae bacterium:
- a CDS encoding hydantoinase/oxoprolinase family protein, which yields MVARSRRGLRRPAQTGPIIVGIDTGGTFTDLVALAGDGRLAIHKVLSTPDDPARAVIAGLKAMLKNLDESAAPELVIYSSTVATNALLEHKGARVLLLTNARFEDLIEIGRQNRNELYALAPGRAEPLVPRAMRVGVAERTHFDGRIALPLTRAELARVRRVAARAKAESVAVCLLHSYANPESEQALARALAPLRLPLSVSHRILAEYREFERLSTTVVNAYVAPRMAAHVGSLERELSGTRLRVMQSNGGAIGAPLARHEPVRTILSGPAAGVVGAAALVRAIGVDRFITFDMGGTSTDVALFDRRAAVRTLSYPGGYAVRTPVIDIHTVGAGGGSLASLDAGGSLRVGPESAGADPGPACYGRGDQPTVTDANLVAGRLVPEHFLAGAMRLYPERAERAMAALGRAMRTDALGAARGVIRVVNANMERAVRVITVERGFDPRDFALMAFGGAGPMHACELALDLGIRHVVLPRNPGLLCAWGALQAPLGREYSLTVRATDPDYRAMVRRAAPILARARRELAAEGAHPSGIHNELFADVRYRGQSYEIEVALTPRFAADFHAAHRRTFGHAAPKAPVEVVNLRLRASVSGIAAAPARLPRTGGRPQPLSRAQTLVGERARRVPIYARDALGAGARIRGPAIIVELSATAYVAPEFTLRVDGFGNLHLEAAR from the coding sequence ATGGTCGCGCGGAGCAGGAGAGGCCTGCGTCGGCCAGCCCAAACCGGCCCGATTATCGTCGGCATCGACACCGGCGGCACGTTTACCGACCTGGTCGCATTGGCAGGCGACGGACGTCTTGCCATCCACAAGGTGCTTTCGACGCCTGACGATCCCGCGCGCGCGGTGATCGCGGGACTTAAAGCGATGCTTAAGAATCTCGATGAAAGCGCGGCGCCTGAACTCGTGATCTATAGTTCGACCGTGGCAACCAACGCGCTGCTCGAGCACAAGGGCGCGCGCGTGCTCCTGCTCACCAACGCCCGCTTTGAGGACCTGATCGAGATCGGCCGCCAGAATCGCAATGAACTTTATGCGCTCGCGCCCGGGCGCGCCGAGCCGCTGGTGCCGCGCGCGATGCGCGTGGGCGTCGCCGAGCGTACCCACTTCGACGGCCGGATTGCGCTGCCTCTGACCCGCGCTGAACTCGCGCGCGTTCGCCGCGTCGCCGCGCGCGCCAAAGCCGAATCCGTGGCCGTCTGCCTGCTTCACTCTTACGCCAATCCCGAAAGCGAGCAGGCGCTGGCGCGCGCGCTCGCTCCCCTGCGGCTGCCGCTCTCGGTCTCCCATCGCATCCTCGCCGAGTATCGCGAGTTTGAGCGGCTCTCGACCACGGTGGTCAACGCGTACGTTGCGCCGCGGATGGCGGCGCACGTCGGGAGCTTGGAGCGCGAGCTTTCGGGGACGCGGCTGCGCGTGATGCAGTCCAACGGCGGCGCGATCGGCGCGCCGCTCGCGCGTCACGAGCCCGTGCGCACGATCCTCTCCGGCCCCGCCGCCGGCGTGGTCGGCGCCGCCGCGCTGGTGCGGGCGATCGGCGTCGATCGCTTCATCACCTTCGACATGGGCGGAACCTCGACCGACGTGGCGCTGTTCGACCGCCGCGCCGCCGTCCGCACGCTCAGCTATCCGGGCGGTTACGCCGTCCGCACGCCGGTCATAGACATCCACACGGTCGGCGCGGGCGGCGGTTCGCTGGCGTCGCTCGACGCGGGCGGCTCGCTGCGGGTCGGCCCCGAGAGCGCGGGCGCCGACCCGGGGCCTGCGTGCTACGGGCGCGGCGATCAACCCACCGTCACCGACGCTAACCTGGTCGCGGGTCGGCTGGTGCCCGAGCATTTCCTCGCAGGCGCGATGCGCCTTTATCCCGAGCGCGCGGAGCGCGCGATGGCGGCGCTGGGGCGCGCGATGCGCACCGACGCGCTGGGCGCCGCGCGCGGTGTGATCAGGGTGGTCAATGCCAACATGGAGCGCGCCGTGCGCGTCATCACGGTCGAGCGCGGCTTTGACCCGCGCGACTTCGCGCTGATGGCCTTCGGCGGGGCGGGCCCGATGCACGCCTGTGAACTCGCGCTCGACCTGGGGATCCGCCATGTCGTGCTGCCGCGCAATCCGGGGCTGCTCTGCGCCTGGGGCGCGTTGCAGGCGCCTCTGGGGCGCGAATACTCGCTCACCGTGCGCGCGACCGATCCCGATTACCGCGCGATGGTGCGGCGGGCGGCGCCGATACTTGCGCGCGCGCGGCGCGAGCTTGCCGCCGAGGGCGCGCACCCGTCCGGGATTCATAACGAACTGTTTGCCGACGTCCGTTATCGCGGACAGTCATACGAGATCGAAGTCGCGCTGACGCCGCGTTTTGCCGCCGACTTCCACGCGGCTCATCGGCGGACCTTCGGCCACGCCGCCCCCAAAGCGCCGGTCGAGGTTGTTAACCTGCGCCTGCGGGCGAGTGTCTCGGGCATCGCCGCCGCACCGGCGCGCCTGCCGCGCACGGGCGGGCGCCCGCAGCCGCTCTCGCGCGCGCAGACGCTGGTTGGCGAGCGCGCTCGCCGCGTGCCGATCTATGCGCGCGACGCGCTCGGCGCCGGCGCGCGCATCCGCGGACCCGCGATCATCGTCGAGCTCAGCGCCACCGCCTACGTCGCGCCCGAGTTCACGCTCCGGGTGGACGGCTTCGGCAACCTGCACCTGGAGGCCGCGCGATGA
- a CDS encoding alcohol dehydrogenase catalytic domain-containing protein, which yields MAPPDMRALLIDRQLSLRKDYPEPTPAPGESIVRVRLAGICGTDLELARGYMKYRGVLGHEFVGEIVEARSAALGGRRVVGEINAACGQCASCIAGLGRHCPNRTVLGILGRDGAFADYLRLPDENLVPVPDSVPDEAAVFVEPIAAVYEIFEQAPLRRDEPIAILGDGRLGALAALVLRAEGYAVAVGGRHRAKLDRLAELGLEVKLEDELKPGFDVVLDCTGHSAGLNRALELVRPRGKLILKSTAAAGSTLNLARAVVNEVTIIGSRCGRFAPALDALAAGKLDPRSLASALYPLEDGLAAFSAAGSGPNFKVLLKP from the coding sequence ATGGCCCCGCCCGACATGCGCGCACTGCTCATCGACCGCCAACTCAGCCTGCGCAAGGACTATCCCGAGCCGACGCCCGCGCCGGGCGAGAGCATCGTGCGGGTGCGGCTCGCCGGAATCTGCGGCACCGACCTCGAACTCGCGCGCGGCTACATGAAATATCGCGGCGTCCTCGGCCACGAGTTCGTAGGCGAGATCGTCGAAGCCCGCAGCGCGGCGCTCGGCGGCCGGCGCGTCGTCGGCGAGATCAACGCAGCATGCGGGCAATGCGCGAGCTGCATCGCCGGGCTCGGCCGCCATTGCCCCAACCGTACCGTGCTGGGGATCCTCGGGCGCGATGGCGCGTTCGCCGACTATCTGCGCCTGCCTGACGAAAACCTGGTGCCGGTGCCCGACTCTGTCCCCGACGAAGCCGCGGTCTTCGTGGAACCGATCGCCGCAGTCTATGAGATCTTCGAGCAGGCCCCCCTGAGGCGCGACGAACCGATCGCGATCCTCGGCGACGGACGGCTAGGCGCTCTCGCCGCGCTGGTCCTGCGCGCCGAAGGCTACGCCGTCGCGGTCGGCGGGCGTCATCGCGCCAAGCTCGACCGGCTGGCCGAACTCGGACTTGAAGTTAAACTTGAAGACGAGCTGAAGCCAGGCTTCGACGTCGTCCTCGATTGCACCGGGCACAGCGCCGGACTCAACCGCGCGCTCGAGCTGGTCCGCCCGCGCGGCAAGCTTATCCTCAAGAGCACCGCGGCGGCGGGCTCGACGCTCAACTTGGCCCGCGCGGTCGTGAACGAAGTAACGATCATCGGATCGCGGTGCGGGCGGTTCGCGCCCGCGCTCGACGCGCTCGCCGCCGGCAAGCTCGACCCGCGCTCGCTGGCCTCGGCGCTCTATCCGCTGGAGGACGGCCTCGCGGCGTTTTCAGCGGCGGGCAGCGGGCCGAACTTCAAGGTGCTGCTGAAACCCTGA
- a CDS encoding zinc ribbon domain-containing protein, which translates to MPIYEYSCPRCGNFETTQRITEPPLKRCPTCKSKVERMLSRTSFILKGSGWYATDYGRSGKSGGESKSDSASANGSATASSSDGGSADKGGEKSASSGAGDKSTSAK; encoded by the coding sequence ATGCCGATCTACGAGTACAGTTGTCCGCGCTGCGGCAATTTTGAGACCACCCAACGGATCACCGAACCACCGCTCAAGCGCTGCCCAACGTGCAAGAGCAAGGTCGAGCGGATGCTCTCGCGCACGTCGTTCATCCTGAAGGGCAGCGGATGGTACGCGACTGACTACGGGCGCTCGGGCAAGTCGGGCGGCGAGTCCAAAAGCGACAGCGCTTCCGCCAACGGCTCGGCGACCGCGTCGTCTTCGGACGGCGGTTCGGCGGACAAAGGCGGCGAGAAGAGCGCGTCCTCCGGCGCCGGCGACAAGAGCACCAGCGCCAAGTAG
- a CDS encoding DUF167 domain-containing protein, with protein MRKPEYSASPAWIRVGRDSVAVTVLARPGAPRAGILRIDPRGPVVGLKSPPERGKANTELIEIVSRMAGVARAAVELVAGASARQKSLRIKASDPPTLAARLHAMALEAGKTR; from the coding sequence TTGCGTAAGCCAGAATATTCCGCATCGCCGGCATGGATCAGGGTCGGCCGCGACTCGGTCGCCGTAACCGTGCTCGCGCGGCCGGGCGCGCCGCGCGCCGGCATCCTGCGGATCGATCCACGCGGTCCCGTCGTCGGACTGAAATCGCCACCCGAACGCGGCAAGGCTAACACCGAGCTGATCGAGATAGTTTCCCGGATGGCTGGGGTGGCGCGCGCAGCCGTCGAGCTCGTGGCGGGAGCTTCGGCGCGGCAAAAGTCGTTGAGAATCAAGGCGAGCGATCCACCGACGCTGGCCGCTAGACTCCACGCGATGGCCCTGGAAGCGGGCAAGACACGTTGA
- a CDS encoding YggT family protein — protein MYGWAGLVNFFLFNLISPLLGLYFWVVIISALLSWFSPDPYNPLVRAIYGLTEPVFDWVREHLPVLFGGIDLSPLVVIFVIEFIQLWLLPNLGYVLIYGFA, from the coding sequence GTGTACGGCTGGGCAGGGCTGGTAAACTTTTTCCTCTTCAATCTGATCTCGCCGCTGTTGGGGCTGTATTTCTGGGTCGTAATCATCTCAGCATTGCTGAGCTGGTTCTCGCCCGATCCGTACAATCCCCTGGTGCGCGCGATCTATGGTCTTACCGAGCCGGTCTTCGACTGGGTGCGCGAGCACCTGCCGGTGCTCTTCGGTGGAATCGACCTGTCGCCGCTGGTCGTCATCTTCGTCATCGAGTTCATACAACTCTGGCTGCTCCCCAACCTGGGCTACGTACTGATTTACGGCTTTGCGTAA
- the proC gene encoding pyrroline-5-carboxylate reductase, with translation MKRLGFIGAGNMAEALARGLIANKVFKPAELVASDVDAGRRRRFKTALRVETTTDNLAVLSAARAVLLAVKPQTIDEVLRELASAQTASSNETRGGPKRAAAGKLFISIAAGVTLARLEGALGARARVIRVMPNAPAMVGQGMAALVRGRHATRADEVFALRIFRAVGDAVALKDEALLDTVTALSGSGPAYVYLFVKALTDAAAAEGLPAELALRMALKTVRGAEENMRRSPLSAAELIRIVASPGGTTEAALKRLDGAGFSAIVADAVHAAAARSRELGRIS, from the coding sequence ATGAAGCGGCTGGGCTTTATCGGCGCGGGCAACATGGCCGAGGCGCTGGCGCGCGGCCTTATCGCCAACAAGGTCTTCAAACCGGCCGAGCTGGTCGCCTCCGACGTTGACGCCGGGCGCCGCCGCAGGTTCAAGACTGCGCTCAGGGTCGAGACGACCACGGACAACCTGGCGGTTCTCAGCGCGGCGCGTGCGGTCTTGTTGGCCGTTAAGCCGCAGACCATCGACGAGGTTCTGCGTGAGCTGGCAAGCGCCCAAACGGCCTCCTCAAATGAGACGCGAGGCGGACCTAAGCGCGCAGCCGCCGGCAAGCTGTTTATCTCGATCGCGGCCGGAGTGACGCTGGCACGGCTGGAGGGCGCGCTCGGCGCGCGAGCGCGGGTGATTCGGGTGATGCCGAACGCGCCCGCGATGGTGGGCCAGGGGATGGCGGCGCTGGTTCGCGGACGCCATGCGACGCGCGCCGACGAAGTCTTCGCGCTCAGGATATTCCGTGCCGTCGGCGACGCCGTGGCGCTGAAGGACGAGGCTTTGCTCGACACGGTGACGGCGCTCTCCGGAAGCGGTCCGGCCTACGTCTATCTCTTCGTCAAGGCGTTGACCGACGCCGCCGCCGCCGAGGGCCTGCCGGCCGAGCTGGCGCTGCGGATGGCGCTCAAGACCGTTCGCGGCGCCGAGGAGAACATGCGCCGCTCGCCGCTGTCGGCGGCCGAGCTTATCCGGATCGTCGCTTCGCCCGGCGGCACTACCGAGGCGGCGCTGAAGCGACTGGACGGGGCGGGCTTTTCTGCTATCGTGGCAGATGCGGTACATGCCGCGGCCGCGCGCTCACGCGAACTCGGGCGTATCAGCTAG
- a CDS encoding YggS family pyridoxal phosphate-dependent enzyme — protein MLSSHEIAARLAEVRDRASGAARRARRDPGAIRIVLASKAQPPEAIRAAYAAGAREVGENYVQEAAAKQDALADLPDLRWHLIGHLQTNKAREAARRFALIHSLDSARVAAALARARPERRVPVLIEVNAADEATKRGVAADAVEPLLLAVRESVEVVGLMTIPPPAPAAEGARRYFAALRATRDRLAARTGLALSELSMGMTDDFEVAIEEGATIVRIGRAVFGERGR, from the coding sequence ATGCTTTCTTCGCACGAAATCGCGGCGCGCCTTGCGGAAGTGCGCGATCGCGCAAGCGGCGCGGCGCGCCGCGCCCGCCGTGATCCCGGCGCGATTCGTATCGTGCTTGCCAGCAAGGCCCAACCGCCAGAGGCGATTCGCGCAGCCTACGCTGCGGGAGCGCGCGAGGTCGGCGAAAACTACGTGCAGGAAGCCGCCGCCAAGCAGGACGCGCTCGCCGACCTGCCCGACCTTCGATGGCATCTGATCGGTCATCTCCAGACCAACAAGGCCCGCGAAGCGGCGCGCCGCTTCGCGCTTATCCATAGTCTCGACTCGGCACGGGTGGCGGCGGCGCTGGCGCGCGCGCGCCCCGAGAGGCGAGTTCCCGTGCTGATCGAGGTCAACGCCGCGGACGAGGCGACCAAGCGCGGCGTCGCCGCCGACGCGGTCGAGCCCCTGCTGCTGGCAGTGCGCGAGAGCGTCGAGGTTGTGGGCCTGATGACGATTCCGCCGCCGGCGCCCGCCGCCGAAGGCGCGCGCCGGTACTTCGCCGCGCTGCGCGCGACGCGCGATCGTCTTGCGGCGCGCACCGGGCTTGCGCTAAGCGAGCTGTCCATGGGAATGACCGACGATTTCGAAGTCGCGATCGAAGAGGGCGCGACGATCGTACGCATCGGGCGCGCGGTTTTCGGCGAGCGCGGGCGATGA